The genomic interval GCAAGCGTAGTCTTTCCCAAGCCTCCAATTCCCACAATGGGAATAACAGAAACACTTGTATCATCATCATTAGAATTTTGTAGCATcaaaagatctatgatcttttCTTTATCGTGTTTCCTTCCTATCACATCTGAATCACTCACACGGGAATGTGTCATATCTCTCCGATGCACAACACGTGTGTCAACATCAATTATTTGAAGACTAAACTTGTGTCTATCAGCTGCAACCTTGTCTAGTCTGTTGCTGATATCTTTAATTTGTTGAGCCATTTTGTAACGAAAGAGAAGTGGATTAGAGCTTGAGAAGAAGTGACTTACCTTGTCATTGGTGGTACCACGAGCTGTGACCAGTTTTTTTCGCAGTGTTTGGCACTCAAATTCATCCAAAAGATCTTCGGCATCGGAGAAAACAGTTTTGAGCTGAGCTAGCCACTCGCGCAGCTGATGGTTGTGCTCCTGCTTTTGCTGAGCATCTAACAGTACAGCACAGCCTTGACTAAAGAGAGAGTCTTTGTAAGATCTCGAAGATTGTCATATAAACCCACCAATCGAGCAGCTTCTTGAAAAGCATGAGAAGCAATCTTTGCTATGAGTGACTCTGCGATGCTGAAGAGAAATGACTCGGCCATAATTGTCTAAAATGCTAACAGCAAAGGAGAGGAGAGGATGAGATGGGAAGGCAAAACAAAGTCATCATTGTTGATGAGAGAGTATTTGCCCAATGGATTGCAGAATTGTTCAATAAGTAATACCACTTGCTTTGCTActatcttttttatatataatgtcgaaagaggaagaagactatgaagtattaaatatttttcttccagGTCAGAACATGCCCAATGGATTCCCGAACTGCTCAATAAACCAACAATGCCACTTGCTACCATTATTTAGACTACgaagtattaaatatttttcttccacGTCACAACATGCCATTTTCCACACtcagaaaaagggaaaaaaactGGGGAAAGAAATTTGCTTAAAAGCCAATGCAATAGTTAAGTAGTTTTTCTTACGCATAAGAAAATATGTTTTGCCGGAGTTAAAATATAATGGTGAGCATATGAATATCTATCTAATTTgacatcattaaaaaatattacaatatattttaaactaaaattatgtcaaaatatctttataatatatttgtagGGGTTAATTTAGAAGGGTTGTTGAATTAGTcttaatgttatttaataagCTTGGTTGATAGTCTTATTGCACAAcgtttgatatatatatatatatatatatatatatatatatatatattgtattatgtAGCTTAAGTGCTTATTCTTAAGTTATTTGATTACTAGTTTATTAGTTAGTTAAGTGTTTTGTTATTCTCTTATATAGAACGGGAGcttatattattcttattaatgTAACTTATATCAAATGgtcttgtataaaaaataaaaaaaaaataaaaattggaaTTTTTGTTAGgaattttaattaagaaaaatagtaaaatttcaaatatactCAAAATAGAAAGAACTTGATATTTCATTCTCTGTTTCACACTATTCTTCATTCCACTCACTTCCTCGTTTCATCTCCTTTGTTCATCATCCACTCAGTCGCTCTACTCTTTCTTGCTCCATTACACGcttcttttttaattaatttttttctgatTAAAAAAGAGTTGCATTGTGTGCActatcttattttaaaaatgctttctctctttttattcTTCCTTTCTtccctctttctctctcttaaaGAATGCATGACTCATCAAATCATTTATATTAAGTTGTATCGTATTATATAGGTTGGGTtcgaataatttttaaactcttactaatatatataatatcgatatggaaactattttaaatataataaacattAATTATAGTAATTCCATTAGTTTCTTctcaaattattataatatataaaataacattgaccttaaataaaaaattaacatttaatattaaaaagacTGAAAATAGGACCGAATATAAAAGGGCAGAAAGAACAAGTAAAGCATAAAAATGACACATATGATTAAAAAAAGGCATAACAACAACTTCAACTGAAAACCATTGTTTCTAACTAAATTGAATGATCTAGTTAGAAAACATCCTTTTTGGTTAGAACGTTTTGACGTCCACTGTGGGCAGGTAAATCAATCATACGCTATTTTTAGAAATGCAAGTGATAAAAAGGACtatgacaaaaaaaaagagGGACAATACATCAAATCTTGGACATGAAATATCGCAAACCTTCTAAGTGAAACCATGTCGCATTTGTGAAGTAGTAGGATGGGAAACATATCATTTGGGATCATTGGAGGGTGGTCATATACCAAAAATAGGAAATTTGACTAATCttcatttcaattttagttTACTATGCACTCTTTTTTTGTTGTGATTcactatttcttttcttttttattattttaatagcaATCTCTCATGTTTTAAAGCATTATCCAATTGGGTGTGGTTGACAACCAGAAATTTCCCAAACCAACcaaattttcttaattaatttaaatcttCTTAAACTAGCATATTTATGATtaatcaaaaaaatttaattaatttgaattcAAGGTCTCTTAAATTAGGATGTTTATGTTTTTGGTAAAGATAGgtttatttacatttattttaattttgtctaAAATTTTGATGAAGTTTTACCTCGT from Phaseolus vulgaris cultivar G19833 chromosome 1, P. vulgaris v2.0, whole genome shotgun sequence carries:
- the LOC137815991 gene encoding disease resistance protein RGA2-like, which codes for MAESFLFSIAESLIAKIASHAFQEAARLQKQEHNHQLREWLAQLKTVFSDAEDLLDEFECQTLRKKLVTARGTTNDKVSHFFSSSNPLLFRYKMAQQIKDISNRLDKVAADRHKFSLQIIDVDTRVVHRRDMTHSRVSDSDVIGRKHDKEKIIDLLMLQNSNDDDTSVSVIPIVGIGGLGKTTLAKFVFNDSRIQECFPMKMWVCVSDDFDIKQLIIKIINSANDQDAPPHQQNLNMLDLEQLQNQLKNKLSGQKFLLVLDDVWNEDRVKCSRK